A stretch of DNA from Flavobacteriaceae bacterium MAR_2009_75:
ATCCATCTTGGTAACATAGGTCGATCTAGCGAAATAACTGGTCATTGTAACGTTGCGGCTCAGAAAAAGGATATCCACAACAGTTTGACTCTATGTCTAAAAAAGCTACTCTTGTTCCCCAGTTTTACTTTTTTAAAATCCGCTGAAATCCATAGTCACCAAACCCTAAAAAACCAATATCTTCGCGCCCGCTATGTGGATGTATCTTGGGCTTCTGGCCGCCTTATTCTTAGGTTTACACAACCTACTTAAAAAACATGCCGTTCAGGGCAACGAAGTTTTTCCGGTGCTTTTAGGTACTATTTCAGCTGGTTTCCTGTTGCTCCTTCCATTATACTTGGGTTCCATTTGGTATCCGGACCGAATGATGGAGCTACAGCTGTATGTGACGGACATCCCCCTAAAAAAACATGGCTATATTTTTATCAAATCCGCCATCATGGCGGGCTCTTGGTTATTGGCCTATCAGGCTTTAAAACATTTGCCGATTACCATTGTGACGCCCATACGCTCGGCAGGCCCCTTTTTCACCTTTATCGGGGCGATACTCATCTATCAAGAAAGGCCGAATTTTGCGCAGTGGATCGGTTTCTTTCTCATCATATTTTCGGTATTGCTCTATTCTCGAATCGGAAAAAGGGAAGGCATTCATTTTAAAAGCAATAAATGGATATTCGCCATTATCGGAGCCACTTTTTTAGGGGCTTCGAGCGGACTCTACGATAAGTTTTTGATTCAGAATTTGAGCCTGAATCCGCAAACTTTACAATTTTGGTTTTGTTTTTATACCATTCTTATTCTTTTGGTAATACTAAGTATAACCTGGTTTCCGAATACGGAAAAACGAAAAGCGTTCAAATGGCGTTGGTCTATACCAATGGTGGGCATACTGTTGCAGATTGCCGATTACTTTTATTTTAAGGCCCTACAAGACCCAGATGCATTGATTATGTTGCTTTCGGCAATCAAACGCAGCCAAATTATCATTGCCGTTGTCGTAGGCGGACTCATCTTCAAAGAACAGAACAAACGCAAGAAACTCGTACCCTTGGCCGGCATTATGATCGGTGTATTCTTGATTCTATACAGTTGATTACCGCTAATCAGCCGTGCAATGCCAATACGGGCACATCTTTAAAAAAGCCCAATTTACCAAGACTAGAACTGCCTAGGCCCAGCCATTCGAGCAAAGTCGGTTTCTTGTCGATATAACTAATCATACCACTATGCCTGATTTCGACAAAACAACTAAGGGCCGCTTTCATCTTCACATTATGCAACACTCTAAACCGGTAATCGATATTCTTGAAATTTTGCCGTAACAGCATCTTGTTTTCCTTTTGATGTGCGGTAAGATCACAATTGTCGATAGTGCTTACCACCTCTATACTAGCCTTAGTGATTTGAGCAATATCAGCTAGATGCTTTACTTCGGCAATATTAAAATCTCTATCAAAATTGGTTACCAATACGATTTCTTTCGGATGGTTGAACGTGACATTTGTCGGAACTACCAAAATGGGGCAATGTCGAACATTCTCGATAACGTCTAAGGTATTCTTACCATATTGTTTTGCACGATTGAGGTTGGTACCCTTCGCCCCCATTACGATTAAATCGAATTGCATGTCTTCGACGACTTTTTTTACCGTTGATAAAAACATCGTTGAATAGGAAAGTACAAAAAATCGATGTTTCGAATTTTCATTTAGAAAGGTTAACCGAACCATAATATCTCCCAGGCCCTCTTTCGACCTTTTTTCCGAAGATTTATTGAAAAGATGGTCAGGATCTAAAATCTCATAGCTATCTAAACCATAGACTTCTTTGGCATAGGTATTCAAAATATAAAAGTCACAAGGCTCATTCTCGTAAAGATTGATCGCGTACTGAATAGCGTTCCAAGAATTTTTCGAAAAATCGGTAGGTAACAAGATTTTTTTGTTCATGACGTGCTGTTTTTAGATTTTACATTTCTATTGCTGCTGACTTTTTTATAATGTGCTAAAGCTGATAATTAAAAGTACTAGGTAATCTTTGCCATTTTCGGGCGGCGATGATATAATTTAAAACGCGTAATTAAAATCGGTACAAAGGTGATGACAGGTAACGGAACTATCCGCCGTATATGCATGTGGTATAAGTCTCTTGTAGGTGCTTATAACCCAAAAATTGTAGATTTGGTAACCTATCAATCTTATCTTACTAAAGTAATAGCAAAAGATGTGCCTAAGATACTCTTTAGTGTTTAGAACTATCTTAAACAACTGTATATAAACCACTTAGTTTAATGTCGAGAAATTAGCAAACTTTTAAATGGGTAAAAATTACCCGATTTAATTGGAAAGGCTAGATTTTATTACGCCGGTAAACTTTCAAAAATTAATTTTGAACTTTCCTTATTCTTAGCATATATGCCTCTTTAGGATTTTCGACCAACAGCATATCTATATCTTTTTTCGAAAACCCATTTTTTTTAAGTGCAGGAATCAATTCGGTAAAGAGGTTCGTATACCCCCTAAAATCGCCGCCATTAGTTTCTCCTACCGTGTACCAGCCGGCATCGTGTGAAACAAGCACCTGCTGAAGTATGTTTTTATCTTTTAGTTTTGATAGGGATGCTACGTACCAATCAATATTTCCATTCTTCTTGGGGTTATTGGGGTCTCCGGCGTTGACATGATCTAACGAAATCCATGCGCCGTGTTTTGCGGCTTCTATATAACCATCGATAGTTCCGTTTTGGGCATGGGTCCACACAAAAGAACGAGGTGAAACCCCCATGTTTTTTAGTACTTTGATTTGGGCCATGGCAGCTTCATCTCCTCCGGTATGTGACACAATGGTCATTCCTGTTGCCAAGTGAGTCAATCCCGCAGCCGTGATAAGTTTTTTATGTACTTCGGAAAGTGTGCCGCTGTTATTTACCGAGATTTTGATAAATCCTGGCTTGATCCCAGAACCATCTATTCCTCTTTCAAATTCTTTCATCCAATGGGAAGCCATTTCCTGTGCGCTGGCTTTTTGCACTTTAAGGGGAATAAATTTATTGTCATGCACCCCATAATAACCCGTATTGGTTAAAATCTGTATGCCTGAAAGATGCGAAAGTTCTTTTAAGATATAGGGGTCACGACCGAGGTATGCGGGTGTGCAATCTACAAGGGTTGTTACGCCGTGGTTCTCTAATTCTTTTAAAAATGGTAGTGCACGTTGCACGACCTCCCCCCTATTCCATCTATGGTAACCTGTACTATCGGCCCCGATCCAATCGACCATGATGTGTTCGTGAATGAGCGAAATACCCATTTCGTCAGCGGAAATCTCACCGTTTACCGTTATAATCTGGGCAGAGGCGAGTGTGCTAAAGAGAAGCGTTAAGCTCATAAAAAAACATCCGAAGGCTTTTTTCATATCTTATCTACTAGAATTTTTTGTAACATTCTACCTAAGATAGCGAATCTGTTGTCTATGTGCTTATAAATAATGGAATTAGAAAAATATAAAGTGTACCCAGGGACACAGATTTTGAATGGGAATCAGAATTTTTTGTCAACCATTCGTATATGTTGTAGATTTTCTTTCATTATAATTTCAAAGTCTATAACCCCCAATAGAAGTTCATCGTCGGTAAGAACTTCTACTTGCCAAAGCCCTGGTTTAATATTTTGTTTATAGGTATACCCCCGAAATCCGCCATCTCTACCTCCGGTAATATCGAATGGAATAT
This window harbors:
- a CDS encoding putative membrane protein; translated protein: MWMYLGLLAALFLGLHNLLKKHAVQGNEVFPVLLGTISAGFLLLLPLYLGSIWYPDRMMELQLYVTDIPLKKHGYIFIKSAIMAGSWLLAYQALKHLPITIVTPIRSAGPFFTFIGAILIYQERPNFAQWIGFFLIIFSVLLYSRIGKREGIHFKSNKWIFAIIGATFLGASSGLYDKFLIQNLSLNPQTLQFWFCFYTILILLVILSITWFPNTEKRKAFKWRWSIPMVGILLQIADYFYFKALQDPDALIMLLSAIKRSQIIIAVVVGGLIFKEQNKRKKLVPLAGIMIGVFLILYS
- a CDS encoding nucleotide-binding universal stress UspA family protein, producing MNKKILLPTDFSKNSWNAIQYAINLYENEPCDFYILNTYAKEVYGLDSYEILDPDHLFNKSSEKRSKEGLGDIMVRLTFLNENSKHRFFVLSYSTMFLSTVKKVVEDMQFDLIVMGAKGTNLNRAKQYGKNTLDVIENVRHCPILVVPTNVTFNHPKEIVLVTNFDRDFNIAEVKHLADIAQITKASIEVVSTIDNCDLTAHQKENKMLLRQNFKNIDYRFRVLHNVKMKAALSCFVEIRHSGMISYIDKKPTLLEWLGLGSSSLGKLGFFKDVPVLALHG
- a CDS encoding phosphotriesterase-related protein, with product MKKAFGCFFMSLTLLFSTLASAQIITVNGEISADEMGISLIHEHIMVDWIGADSTGYHRWNRGEVVQRALPFLKELENHGVTTLVDCTPAYLGRDPYILKELSHLSGIQILTNTGYYGVHDNKFIPLKVQKASAQEMASHWMKEFERGIDGSGIKPGFIKISVNNSGTLSEVHKKLITAAGLTHLATGMTIVSHTGGDEAAMAQIKVLKNMGVSPRSFVWTHAQNGTIDGYIEAAKHGAWISLDHVNAGDPNNPKKNGNIDWYVASLSKLKDKNILQQVLVSHDAGWYTVGETNGGDFRGYTNLFTELIPALKKNGFSKKDIDMLLVENPKEAYMLRIRKVQN